The Humulus lupulus chromosome 4, drHumLupu1.1, whole genome shotgun sequence genome has a window encoding:
- the LOC133832522 gene encoding notchless protein homolog — translation MEIVNNVMCLLTDPEGIPLGPTMYLPQNSGPQQLQQIVNQLLNNEEKLPYAFYISDQELLVLLGMYLEKHKVFVEKVLSIVYQPQAIFRIRPVNRCSATIAGHTEPVLSVAFSPDGLHLASGSGDTTVRLWDLNTQTPLHTCTGHQNWVLCIAWSPDGKYLVSGSKAGELQCWDPQTGKPNGYPLNGHKKWITGISWEPVHLSAPCRRFVSASKDGDARIWDVALKKCVMCLSGHTLAVTCVKWGGDGMIYTGSQDCTIKVWETSQGKLIRELKGHGHWVTSLALSTEYVLRTGGFDHTSKRYSSPEEMKKVALERYNKMKGNAPERLVSGSDDFTMFLWEPFVSKHPKTRMTGHQQLVNHVCFSPDGQWLASASFDKSVKLWNGITGTFVAAFRGHVGPCNDPKFVERYSPVYQISWSADSRLILSGSKDSTLKIWDIRTKKLKQDLPGHADEVFAVDWSPDGEKVASGGKDRMLKLWMG, via the exons ATGGAGATTGTGAACAACGTGATGTGCCTACTGACTGACCCAGAGGGGATTCCCTTGGGACCAACCATGTACCTTCCTCAAAACTCTGGTCCTCAGCAGCTTCAACAGATCGTGAATCAGCTTCTTAATAATGAGGAGAAGTTACCATATGCATTTTATATATCTGATCAAGAGCTTCTTGTGCTGCTTGGAATGTATTTGGAGAAGCACAAAGTTTTCGTGGAGAAGGTACTCTCAATAGTCTATCAACCTCAAGCTATTTTTCGGATCCGCCCAGTTAATCGTTGCTCAGCAACAATTGCTGGTCATACAGAACCTGTACTTTCAGTCGCATTTAGTCCTGATGGTCTACACTTGGCAAGCGGTTCAGGTGATACTACTGTTCGCTTGTGGGATTTGAATACCCAGACTCCATTGCATACATGTACAGGACATCAGAATTGGGTTCTCTGCATTGCCTGGTCACCTGATGGTAAGTATCTAGTTAGTGGGAGCAAGGCTGGAGAACTTCAATGTTGGGATCCACAAACAGGAAAGCCAAATGGCTACCCGTTAAATGGACACAAAAAATGGATTACTGGTATCTCTTGGGAACCAGTTCACCTGAGTGCTCCATGTCGGCGATTTGTAAGTGCTAGCAAAGATGGTGATGCACGTATATGGGACGTTGCTTTAAAGAAATGTGTCATGTGTCTAAGTGGTCACACTCTAGCAGTGACTTGTGTCAAATGGGGTGGAGATGGGATGATTTATACAGGCTCGCAAGATTGCACTATCAAGGTCTGGGAAACATCACAAGGAAAGCTAATACGTGAATTGAAGGGCCATGGACACTGGGTTACCTCTCTTGCCTTAAGTACTGAATATGTTCTACGAACTGGAGGTTTTGATCACACTAGTAAAAGATATTCATCTCCAGAAGAAATGAAGAAGGTTGCATTGGAAAGGTACAACAAAATGAAAGGCAATGCTCCTGAAAGGTTGGTTTCTGGTTCTGATGATTTTACTATGTTTTTATGGGAACCTTTTGTCAGCAAGCACCCAAAAACTCGCATGACAGGCCATCAACAGCTTGTAAACCACGTTTGTTTTTCCCCTGATGGGCAATGGCTGGCAAGTGCATCATTTGATAAATCTGTCAAATTATGGAATGGCATTACTGGAACATTTGTGGCTGCTTTTAGGGGACATGTTGGCCCTTGTAatgaccccaaattcg ttgAGCGTTACAGCCCTGTTTACCAGATCAGCTGGTCAGCTGATAGTAGGCTTATTCTAAGTGGCAGCAAAGACTCTACACTTAAGATATGGGATATCAGGACAAAGAAATTGAAACAAGACCTTCCAGGCCATGCAGATGAGGTTTTTGCTGTTGATTGGAGTCCGGATGGTGAGAAAGTAGCTTCTGGTGGCAAGGATAGAATGCTGAAGTTATGGATGGGATAA